A genomic stretch from Thermodesulfobacteriota bacterium includes:
- a CDS encoding 2OG-Fe(II) oxygenase: MPKETYLGIASGLNERFRFYKYYPGQEFKPHQDGSYYRNIHEWSSYTFMVYLNEDMIGGETKFNYDSIKPETGKALIFKHELVHSGSKVIEGVKYVLRTDVMYKRKRKEEK, from the coding sequence GTGCCAAAAGAAACGTACCTCGGAATAGCAAGTGGGTTAAATGAGCGATTTAGATTTTACAAATATTATCCAGGTCAAGAATTTAAGCCGCATCAAGACGGAAGTTATTATCGAAATATCCATGAATGGAGTTCATATACATTTATGGTATACTTGAATGAAGATATGATTGGAGGAGAGACTAAATTTAATTATGATTCAATTAAGCCAGAAACAGGCAAAGCTTTAATTTTTAAACATGAGTTAGTACATTCTGGTAGTAAAGTAATAGAGGGTGTTAAATATGTATTGAGGACAGATGTGATGTACAAGAGAAAACGGAAAGAAGAAAAATAA